The Caldalkalibacillus salinus nucleotide sequence TTCAAATTGAGGACATACCAACTCGCTTCCCTATCGGAGACCCTAACCATGCCCCTTGGGTAACAGGAAAGGATGGTTTAACGGGGGGAGATGTACAAAATCGTGGGAATTATGGCGTCATGTACGATATCACCATACAAAATCCACCTAAAATGGGTATCGCGCTCGTTCCGCGTGGTGGCAGATTCAAAGGAGCGATGATCGTCAATGACGAGATATTACGTATGCCACATTCGGGTACAATTGAGGCACGAACAGGATTTTTAATTGAGAGAACGACGGGACAGGAAGGTGAAATCCAGCTCATTATCTCTCCTCCATCCGGTTCTCCACTCCCGTTTGACCTCTTATTTTACCCTATGGACAATCGCTTAGAGGCTGATCAAAAGGACAGTGCTACTACACCGCAGGAAGACGATGAACTTGACGAAAATGAATTTGATGAAAACGAAGATCAAGATGAGGATCAAAGTGAAGATGCGCTAGACGATGAGGGCAAACAGGACTCTTAATACCCTTAACTCGCTTTGTCCTATTTTGAACGACACTTGAAATCATGTATACTGGGCATCAAAGGAGGTAGACACATGCGCTTAAGTGACAAAAAAGTCATCGCTTTAGTAGACCACGACTTCGAGGATTTAGAACATTGGTACCCTATCCTCCGTTTACAAGAGGAAGGGGCAACCGTTCACGTAGTGGGTGAAAAAGGAAAAGAAAAATACACAGGTAAGTACGGCGTACCGGCCGTTTCAGATTATGGATTTAAAGACATTAACCCGGAGGATTATGATGCCATTCTGGTTCCTGGCGGTTGGGCACCAGATAAGTTAAGGCGATACCCTGAAGTCATCGATATGATCAAACATATGAACGACAATCACAAACCGATCGGTCAGATCTGTCACGCAGGTTGGGTGCTTATCTCGGCTAAAATACTTGAAGGTGTCAAAGTGACAAGTACGCCCGGTATTCGTGACGATATGGAAAATGCGGGTGCCACATGGGTTGATGAGCCTGTGGTTGTCGACGGACATATCGTTTCCAGCCGTCGTCCGCCAGATCTTCCCCCTTATGCCAAGGCCTTCGCTGACA carries:
- a CDS encoding type 1 glutamine amidotransferase domain-containing protein codes for the protein MRLSDKKVIALVDHDFEDLEHWYPILRLQEEGATVHVVGEKGKEKYTGKYGVPAVSDYGFKDINPEDYDAILVPGGWAPDKLRRYPEVIDMIKHMNDNHKPIGQICHAGWVLISAKILEGVKVTSTPGIRDDMENAGATWVDEPVVVDGHIVSSRRPPDLPPYAKAFADKLSE